The following DNA comes from Methanobrevibacter ruminantium.
TCTTCTGTTAATATTCCTTTTTTTGCATCACTTATTTGTGTCATTATTTATCTCCAATTTTATTTTGATAATGCTAGATTATTATAAAATCAATTTCCTAAGAATCCTTTATTTTCTTTGAATCATGTTGAGGAATCTCTAAATTTAAATTCAAATATATTTTATTAAAGTAAAGTTTAATTTAATTCTATTTTACTTGATTTTATAATTTTATTTAATGTATTTTATCTAATATAAAGATATCTATTTTATACAGCCCTTATTTGGAAAATAAAGCATTTATAGGCCTTTTTTATCAATTAGCTTTGATATATATCAAATACATTTTATTAAATTTTAAGTTTTTTTAAAAATTGATGAAAAAATTCTAAAAATCAAAAAACAATAAAGAAAATGAAATTCAATTAACAATCAGAAATTATGAAAAATTTTAGAAAATGAGAATAATGAAAAATAGTAAAAAATAGTTAAAATAAGAAAAAAATAAGAAAAAAATAGAAAAATAGAATTATATATAAAAATCCATCATTCTAGTATATGCATCATCATAAGTAGGCATATTTGTTTGACATCCTTGCTTTTCAACAACAAAGGATGAAACTGATGAAGCAAATTTAGCAGCTTCTTCTAATGAAGCACCATAAATAAGCCTAGATACGAATCCTGCCTTATAAGAATCTCCTGCTCCAGTAGGATCAACAGCAGGCCTATAAATAGATTCGACTTCTATTTTGCCTTCATCCGGACTATAAATGATACTGCCTTTAGAACCACAGGTCATTAGAACAACTTCTGGACCTAAATCCATCAAGCCATTGATATCAACATTCATAGACTCTTGAATACGCTTGATTTCATGATGATTTCCAAAAAGAATATTGACGTTGGAAATGACTTCCTTCAATTTATTAGGACTGTACATTCCAAGGTCTTGTCCTGGATCGAAGGATACCAATCTTTCCTCTTCCTTAGCAACAATTCCGGTTTTGCAATTGAAATGAGGATCGCCTGTTGCCAAATGAACTGCCTTAAATTCCTTAATCTTATCTCTTGGAACTTCACTGTCATGGAACTCTTTTCCAGCACCCCAGTAGAAATAACTGATTTGATCTTGATTGTTGTTTGTCATGACAAATGCTGTTGGAGTACTCTCCTCTTGGGATATGATTAAAGCTTCAGTGTCAACACCTAACTTTTGCATATTCTTGTGATAATGAGAATCAATGAATTCACATCCTACAGCAGAAACCAACCCAGTTTTCATTCCTAAAGTCGCACCAATCATTGCAACATTTGCTGCTGCACCACCATTCAAGTTTTTCATGGTTTTCATAGGTGCAGAATTATTGGCTTTAGGAAACTCATCAACTGTGATGATGTAATCCAATGCAGTATGTCCCACCGCTAATAAATCTTTTTTTACACTCAAATAAATACAACCCTTTTTGCTCTTGTTTTTAACTGTTTAAACCGTTTTAACTGTTAGTAAAAAAATCAATGAAAAAGCATTAAAAACTTTATCAATGACTTTTTTAGATAAAATAAGATTAAATATGGTTATTTTTAAAAAAATAATACCAATTATCATCTTATTAATGAATTAAATAATATTTACTGATTTAAATTTAGAAAAAATTCAATCATAAAATATTATTGAATTGAAAAATTTTTTTCTAAAATTAGTACAATATTATTTTAGACTTCCCAATATTTAATGATTTTTATTAACATATGTTATGTAAAATTTTTCGAGAGAATCGAAACAAAAAATCATCAACATTTAGTAATGAATATTTTATTTTTATAATAATTTTAACTTGCGATAGCATTTGAAAACTAATATTTTTTAATTCCTTCAACTTTACTAAATTAAAAATATTAAAAAAATTGTATTAAATTAAAAAATTTAATTAAATTTCAATTTTTAAAAAGAAAAATATATAAAAACTAAACATTAAAATTAGAATTATATCACGAAGTGAATAATATTTATTTTTGATTATAAATTTTATAAAATGGGGGCTAAATTATTAGCAAGATTAATAAAATAAAAAGTGTTTTAACATTATTTTTTATTATTATGGCAATATTTTGTCTTATAAGTTCTATTAGTGCAGTAGAATTATCTAATAATGATATAAATAAAAATATTGATGATAATATAATAAATACTATCGAAACAAGTGAAGAAAACAATGACATTGCAAACACAATTGAAATTGAAAGTCTGAATTCAGAAAGTATCCAAGATGAAACCTCTTTAAATCAACTTAAAGAGAGTAATTCCAATTCTATCTATGTTTCTACAGATGGAGATGATATAAATGGTGATGGAAGCAAAAATAAGCCATTTGAAACCATTAAACAAGGAATTGATAATAGCATAAATGGATCAACAATATATCTATCTGAAGGAGAATTTGAAGGATTCAATCTTACAATAGATAAAACATTAACTATCGAGGGTAAGACAGATAAGACCATAATTGATGCTAAAAATATCGCTAGAATATTCATAATGAACTCCGATGCCAAATTAACATTGATAGGGTTAAACCTAATCAATGGGAACATCATTGCTGATGGTTCAGGAGTTGGAGGATCCATTTACAATAATGGAGGTGAATTGACTTTAATCAATTGCACAATAAAGGACTCCTATGCAGACCTGTATGGTGGAGCAATATTCAATAATAATGGAAAATTGACCATAATTAAATCAAATATAATAAATAACAGCGCAGTCCAATATGGAGGGGCAATCTACTCATCAGGAATAACAGAAATTGAAAAGTCATATTTCAGAGAAAATCATATCACAGCTGAAAAGGGAGTGGGAGGAGCTATTGCATGTGGAGGAATTGCACATATCGAAGACACAGTCTTCTTTAAGAATTATGCAATATATTCTGCAGGAGCAATACTCTCCCTAGCAAATACCACAATAAACAACTGCAGCTTTATTAATCAGACCACAGAATATACTGGAGGAGCAATAAGCAATCACAATTATATGATAATCAACAACAGCCAATTTATAAATGGATATTCAAGATTTTATGCAGCTGCAATCCTTGCACCTCTAAGTGGACAGCATGTTGTAACTGAAGTTTACAATACTGTCTTTGATGGGAATCATGTAACCAATCATGCTGCAGTCTCAAACAACTTTAAGGACACCGAACTTAAAATGGAAAATTGTGCACTTGTAAACAATTACATCCTTACAATGGGTGTGAAAGGTTATGGAGATGTTGCATTGGATGACAACGCTTCCTTATTATACTGCTGGTGGGGACAAAATGAAATAGGCAATTACTATTCCCCACATAGTGACGCTTGGGAAGCATGGAAAATAAATGCATCAAAATGGTTAATCATGACCTTTACATCAAGCAATGAAATCATAGCCCAAGATAAAAATAATGTGCTGACTGTAAGTTTGCACCAATTCTTTGATAATGAAACTAAAGAAATTTACGATTATGATGAAGACATTAACTTGCCTCTTTCAGTTAAATTCTATACAAGCACTGGAAAAGTAATAGATAACGTAATTATGAAAAACGGTACTGCAGTTCTCAACTACAAGCCGGAACTTAATGTGAGATATGTTTATGCTCAGTTAAACAACCAAACATTAAACATTTCAGTTAAAATGAAAGATGAATCCAAGCTTATAGTGAATAATTTAACAAAATATTATTTGGAAAACAAGCCGTTAACCATTAAATTGACAGATTCAAATAATTTATCCCTTACTGAAAAAACAGTCATTATAAAAATATCTGGAAAAGAGTATCAAAAGAAAACAGACACTAAGGGAATGATTAACTTAGGCATTGATCTTTCTCCAGGAACCTATAATGCAGTAATAAGTTTTGAGGATGATGATTACAGAAATCAAAAGAAAACCGTGAAAATAACTATATTGAAAAATAAGCCTTCCATAAATGCTAAAAATAAAAGCTTTAAGGATAAAACTAAAATTAAAAAGTATAGTGTTGTACTTAAAAATAGTTTAGGAGAGACCTTGAAGAATAAGAAAGTTACCTTAAAAGTTAATGGGAAAACTTATAATGCTAAAACAGATGCAAACGGCAAAGCTGTCTTTAAAATAAACAAATTAACTAAAAAAGGAACATTTAGCGCAAAAATCAGCTATGCTGGAGACAAATCCTACAGCAAAGTAAACAAAAAAGTTAAGATAACAGTTAAACAGTCTTTTAAAACCGTTTCAAGAGGAAGCAAAGATAAATCAACAGTTAAAAAAATCCAAAAGGCATTGAAGAAAAATGGATATTACTTAACTTATAAAAAACATTACCTAAAGATTGATGGGATTTATCAAAGCCATACCGAAAGATCCGTTAAGGAATTCCAAAGAGATAATGGATTAAAAGTTACAGGAAAAGTGGATGAAACAACAGCTAAAAAACTTAAAATAATATGAATTAAGAAGATGTCATGACATATTCAATATTTATTCTATGGAAAAATAATATTAAATATTGAAACAATGCACAATAAATATGAAAATTTATAAATAAACAGATACAATATGTAATAATATAGATTATTTTATAAATTTTTTATAAAATCTTATTTTATTATAAATTTAGCGGTTAAATCAAATTAGTGGTTAAATTGTAATGCGACTGAAAATTTGAAAAATAATTGATTGTCTGATGTATTATGAAAATATATTGGATAATTGATAGCGGATGGTGGTTTTTATTTCCGAAGAAGAAATTGAAACTTTAAAAGAAAGATTAGCTAAGAAAGATGACAAACTTAAAAATCAGGCAAGCGAATTGAATCATTTAACAAATGAAGTCATTCCTGAATTGAAAAAACAGAACAAAGAACTAAAAATAGTTAAAAAAGAACTTACTGAAGCATTGGAAGCAAGCACAAAAAAATATTTTAATCAATTAGAAATCAATGCGGATTTAAGTGAAAGCGTTGCTAAAAAAGGTGCTGGTCTTCAATTAGCTAAAGTCAGATTGGAAGAAATTGAAAAGCTAGTTATTGAACTTGAAGCAAAAGCTAATGAAAAAGAAGCAGAAATTGCCGCTACAGAAGACTTGTCTGATGAAGAAAAATCAATTGTTGATCAACTTAACAATAAGGTCGATAAATTAAGCAAAGAGTTAGAAGCAAAAGACAGAGTTATTGACAATAAGGAAAAGGAAATCATAAGAAAACAAAACCAATTAAAAGACAAGAACTCTGAAATAGCTGACTTGAAAGAAAATCTAATTCCTAAACTCAAAGCTGAAACTGCTGAAATCAATGCTAAAATGAAAGCTAAAGATGCAGAACATGAAGCTGAGAATGCAGGAATTGGAGGAACAATCGCTAAGTTAGAAGCGGAAATTAAAGACCTAAACGAAAAATTAGATAACAAACAGAGAGATTACAATAAGTTAAGCACTGCAATGAATGCAAAAGACAAAACCATTAACTCTCTTAAAAACAAAAACCAACAATTATCTGAACAGCTTAAGAACCAAGACAACAAAGGATTCTTTAGCAAAATCAGAGGCAGATAATTATAATTAGATTAATTAATTTTTATTAATTAATCACTTTTCTTTTTTTACAAATTTTATACACTATACTATTTTTAGAATAATAATTTTTTATAGTAATTATTTTTTAAGTAATTATTTTTTTAGAAAAAATTCTATTTTTAAAAATAAAGTTTTAATATAATCGAACAAATAATTGTGGGATTATTTTGAAAAAATGGAAAAATTTACAAAAATAGAAAATAAAAAAAATAAGAAAAATAGTTTAAAGTAGATAACCCCCAACTACTAGAAAAGATTTTGGTCTAGGTTTTGCGCCCCACAGGGGCGGAAAAGCTGGGTTTAAGCTTCTTGTCTTAACCTTTTAACAACAAAGTCCTTATCTAAAGAGAGTAAGAATGAAGCTGCTCTTGGCCCTTGTTTTTGACCGAGAATCAATTTGTAAATAGCTTGGAAAGCCTTTTGTGGTTTTAATCCATGGCTTTCTAAAACTTCATACATAGCATCATGCAATTCTTCAGCAGATGAGAACTCTTTTTCTTCCATCAAATCAGCAAGATCTTTCAAGAATGCAATTTGATCATCTGGAAGTGGTAATTTTGGAATTGAGTTGTATTGAACTTGGAACTTGACGAATTTAGGAGCATATTTGTCTAACCAAGCGACTACATTATCTACTCTTTCTTCATATTGAGCCAATTCAAGTTCGGTTAAGTCACAGAAGTCCTTATCCTTAAAGCTTTTAGTCAATTGGGAATTCTTTTTCAAAATTCCAAAAATCTTTTCAAGGTCCTTTTCTCCAACAATTTGATAAGCATTTACCAAGAATCTGAAAGGAGGTCTGAATGGTAAAGGCGCATCTGCCTTGATTTGAGCATTCTTATAAATGCTTTTGAATTTTCTGCCTTCTTTTTCAGATGGAGCTTCTTCCTCTCCGTAGAATACCCTTTCAACTTTATCAAAGGTGTCCATGAAGTCTAACCATGGCATTTTTGGAGAGAAGTCTTTGGATTTCATAGGTTTGCTTCTGAATAAGTAATAGTTAAGACTTTCTGCAGGTCCGATTTCCAACCATTGTTCTGGAGTGAAGAATACACCATGAGACTTACTCATTGCTTCACCATCCAATGTGATCCATTCATATGGAACTGGATATGGTGCTGGGTAATCAAAAATCTCTTCAGAGATAACGCTACTTACATCGTAAGATCCACCAGCTGCTGCATGGTCTTTTCCAAATGGTTCACAAGTGGTTCCGAAGATTTTCCATCTTGCTGCCCATTCAACTCTCCAGGTAAGTTTACCGTTACCAGATTTGATGTCCATTTCACCGTCGTGACCGCACTCACATCTGTATTTTACAATGTCTCCATCGAAGTCATATGCTTCTGTGGTGTTTACTCTTCCACATTTTTCACAGATTGGGTTGTATGGCAACCAGTGGTCTGCGAGTGGCTCTCTTCTGTATTGGTCAAAAATGGCTTTGATTTCATTATGCTTTTCAAGGGAGATTCTGATTGATTCAAGGTAATCCCCATTTTTGTACATTTCAAAACCGGATTTAGGGGTTATTTCAATACCATAAGCATCAAGAACTTTGAATAAAGGTTTTTCAAAGTGTTCTACAAAGTTTTTACAGCATCCTTCAGGACATGGAATCATAGAGTATGGCATACCTAAGTATTGGTCATAAGATTCAGGAAGTGGGAATGGAACTTTTCTGAGAGGGTCATGGTCATCTGCAATCCAGATGGTTTCTGCATCATTTCCCAATTCACGCAATGCTTTTCCAATAGCATTTGCAATGAATACGTCACAAGAATTTCCAATATGTATAGAACCTGATATAGATGTACCACTTGCTATGACATGTTTTTCTACATCTATTTCATTTAATTCATCAGCGATTCTTTCAATCCAATGTTTCATTGTTTCACCATAATAATTATAAAAGCTGCTTTCAATTTAATGTGTTTAATATTCCAAACTATATATGAAAGCAATAATGAAGTAATAAATTAATATGAATTTGATACTATTTTGATAATATTTCGATAATAAATATCCAATATAAATATCCTAATAATTTATTATATTATATATTTTTATTATCATCTTATAAAAAATTAATTACAAAAATTAGAGATTAATCAAAAAAATCTGGAAAAAATTATAATAAAAAATAGATTTGGAAAATTTTTTTAAAAATTTATAGAAATTTTATAAAAATAGCCATTAAAGGATGTAAATAGGATTCTAAAATAAGAACCCTATTAAGTGGAAAAATAGAGTCAAGCTCTATATAAAAATAAATTTAAAATAATAGGCAAAAAACAATGCCTATGAAAATTAATTAATTAATAAATCAATTAAACTTCAAGATCAATCAATAAGTCAAAGATAAGTAGATTGAACTTATTGTTCAAATCTACGTCTGTCGATTAATTCTTGACGTTTACCTGCGTTCCATCCACCGTTTGCAGATTTAGCGTGACCTACTTGTTGTACGTAACCAGTAATTCTGTCATACCATTCCACATCAGCAGTTTCACCACAGGAAGGACATTTGTTGCTTAATCCTTTCATTAAGGTTTTACAGTGTAAACAGAAACTGAATGCTGAACTGTAAGCCCAGAAACCAATGTCAGATTTTCTTGCAATCTTATTGGTTAAGCTCATTAATGCATCAGGATCAGAGTATGATTCACCCATGAATGCATGGAAGATGTGTCCACCAGGAGTTAATTTGTGGTATTGGCCTTCAATTTTAACTTTGTCTGCAAAGGAAATGTCACTGTTTACAGGTACGTGTGAGGAGTTAGTGTAGTAGTTAGCTCCATTGTCACCTTGTAAGATTGCTTTATCTCCGAATTGCTCTTTATCCAAGGTTGCAAATCTGTATGCAGTTGATTCTGCAGGAGTTTGCAATACAGACCATCTGAGTCCAGTTTCTTCTTGTAAGGATTTTGCTCTTGCATTGATGTATTCTAAACATTTGATACCGAATTTGTTTGCATCTGGGTTGTCGATACCTTCACCGAATAATGCAAGCAACATTTCATTAAGACCACAGAAACCAAAGGATAAAGTGGAGTTTTGGATTCTGTAATAGGTCTCACCATCAACATCTTGATTTAAGAATGGTAAGATGTCAAAGTTGTTTAAACAGTTAAGACCTTGGTTTCTTCTAATCATTAAGGTTTCAACAGCTAAATCCATGTAGTTGTCTAAGTATTCGAATACATCGTTTTCATCTCTGGATTGGTATCCGATTCTTGGTAAGTTTAAGGTTACGTAAGCTAAGTTACCGGTTCTTAAACAGTCTTGTTCCCAGTCACCAGTCCAGGTGTCTTGGAGACAGGTTCTGCAACCCATATAGTTAGCCATTTGACCTCTGTATTTAGGTAACATGTTTACAAAGTAGGATGATCCGTATTTTGCAGAAAGTTCATGAACTAAACGGATATCGTCTTCATAGTCCCCTTTTAAGGTCTCTTCACGTAAAGTATAAATAGTATTTGGGAATAAGTGAGGTTTACCTTCGGAATCTCCTTCAAGCAAGATTTCAGTGAATGCCTTTTGGATCATTCTGGTTTCATCTTCAAAGTCAGCATAAGTTCCTACTACTTGTCCTTTTGGACCGTATGCAGTAACATCTTGCAAGAATTTTGGAACTCCGAATTCTAATTGCATGCTTGTAAATGGAACTTGGGAACCTCTTGCTGCATAAGCCATGTTCAAGTTGTAAACTAACATTTGAATAGCTTGTTTTACTTCATCATAACTTCTGCCGGTTGCAAATGGTGCAACAAATACGTTCCAGAGAGACATAGCTTGTCCACCAGACATGTTTTGCTGTGCTGCTAACATGATTTCTCCAGTATGGTTCATTAATGTTTCCATATGGGAAGGAGGTGCAGCAACTGAAGTGTGGTCTCCAGTACCGTCTACTTTAAGACCATGTTTGATGAATGCTCTTATATCATGTTGGAGACAGTTTAATGGTCTTCCAGCAAAGAATTCCAAGTCGTGAATGTGAATGTCACCAGACATGTGTGCATCAGCTAAGTGAGCTGGTAACATGTGTAAGAGAGCATATTGTTTTAATGCTTCATCAGCAACATATTTGTGAATGGATTCAGGGTTATGCATCATGTTTGCATTGTCTCTTGAACCGTTTTCAATTAAGGAAGTGATGTTGTAAACAGGAATACCTAAACGAGTGTATCTGCTTCTTAAATCTTCTAATCCGTATTCTACAAGTTTTGTGTTTACAATTTCCCTAATCATTGGAGCGGTAAGGTATTCGACATTGAGTTTTTTAAGTTCTTTCCAAACTTCAGTAGCAATTTCAAAAGCGGTTTCTTGGGAAGCACCAGTTTCTTCAACTAAGGTACTTGCAATTTTTGCCATGTCGAATGCTTCAATTTTATCTCTGGAAGAACGTACTTTTAAAGTAGTTTTTGCTAAGTATTTGTTAGCTGATTCAGAATCTACTTCTTCCAAGCATTCGTAAACAATCTTTTTGATCTCTTTAGTGCTGATTCCATCGTATAAGTTTTCAACAACAGTTGAGACAATTCTTTCAGATTCAAAGTATGGAGCATCAACCATAACTAAAGACTTTAACAATTTCTCATAACTGAAAGCTTCACAAACACCGTTGTTTTTCTTAACGGTGATTTTAGCTCTTCTAATATCGTTTTCTACATTATCGACTTTTTCCACTTTAACACCTTCATTTTAATAAAAAATCAAATAATAAATAATTAATTTAATAATTATGTAATCATGAAAATTTAGATAAAACTTTCAAAGTGATTACTAATAATTATGTACTTACATGTATAATATCCGTTAGAAATTATACGAAAGTTAGTAACTATACAAAAAGTTAGTTACTTCACGAAATAATATATGTGATAAGATGTATATAAATCATTCGTTTTGATACGAACAAAATATATTGTAATACTTATGATTGGAAAATATTTAAAACAAATTTAAAAAAATTAAAAAATTAAATAAATAAAAAATTATAGATTAAGGAATTAACATTAGTATTAAGCTTAATCAATGAAATAAGAATCCAATAGAAATCATTACCCAAATGCGAAACAAACAACAATTATTTTCCAAAGAACACATCTAATGAACTTTGTTTTGATTTATCACTTTCAAATAATGAATTGATACCAAATTCTTGAATTTCCAATCTTTGCTCAAGGTAGTGAGATACAGGATATCTGTTTACAAGGTTCTGTGAAATTTCAAGATACTTGACTACAGATCCCTTGGATACGCTTAAAATCAGGTCTCCACCACATTTACATTTACCGGTTAAAGGCATTCTTCTATACTTTGCACCGCATTTAGGACATCTAACCTTCTGCTTGGAGAAAGCTCTTGAATTTCCCATAATGTCCGGCAAGAAGTGAGAGGACAATACTCCTTCTACAACTCCCCTTTGGTCAACTGCCCTAATGAGTTCAGCCAAATTGATTTGAGCTTCCACTTTCTCCTTCATGGAACCTAAACGTTTGTATAAGCAAACTTTTGGCCCTGCATGAATGCTTGAAGTATGGTGTGAAAACATCAAGTCATGATACTGCCTGTCAGTACCTAAATGCTTAGCAACATTATCCACCAAATCCAACATATCTGCAGGTTTTAAAGGTTCCTGAGATCTTTCAAAGAATTCCAATGGGAATCTTTCAAATATGTCAAGGTTATGTGATTCATCATCAATCTCCTCGGGATCTATACGGGTGGATAAAACCAAAGGAGCATCCATACTTCCTCCACGAGTGCTTGGCAAGTATGATTTTGAGAAATTGATCAATGCATCCAACAGCAATAGCACGGAATCCTCATCACTGTCACAGTTTCTCCTTTTTGCAGAATGGAAATAAGGGTGTGCATAACATCCTAATGCCTTGGTGAATCCGACTATACGGCCCAATACTCCTGCAGATGTGTGTGGAGCAAGACCTGCAATAAGATGCCCGATCAAGCCATATTTGTCCTTTACATTATAGAACCTTTCCATTCCATAATATCTCTCAAGCAAATCATCCACGAAATTAGCTACACCTACCAAATACTCACCGCAATTATCAGAAACTACAATATCCTGAACCTTAAGTTCAATGATTTGATCCTCACTGACAATGTCTTCACCATAGCAGTCTTTAGTATATCCCATTTCCAATAATTTTGGAACAGTTACTCCAATTTCTTTTGGGATGAAGTGAGTTAGTGGCAAGTCAGTGGAGTCATGACGAATAGTTCCTTCTTTAAAGGTGAACACTTCATTCTTTGCTCTTAAGATACCTTTCTCCAAAGGTTCTGGAAGCTTGTCTTCAGAGATTAAACCTATAACTCCCTTAACTTCATCAACTTTACGAACCCCTACATTATTGGAAGCTTTTGAAAGCATATGTGCCAAATTGATATCCTTTTGACCGGACTTGCCGATAACAGTAGGAGATCCACAATGTGGACAAATAGCTTGGAATGAACTTAATCTGCAATCAGGATTGGTACATTCCCTTCTTGCAAATTCGACTTTAATCTTTTTCTTTTTGGCAGCTTCTGCAACCAAACGTCTGTTTCCACCATTGTTTCCAATAGGGAAAAGCACATGAGGAGCGGGTCTCATCAATCTTTCTTTTGATTTTTCAGGACGACCAACCCTTGTACCGATATAGCATGGAGCCTTATCCTTTATCTCGAAATCTATATTCTCATTGATGATGTCAACGACTTTCATCTTGTAATACTCATCAGAGAGATACTTGGAATAGTCTCCATTTATAGTCTTAAGTAAGCTATAAGCATGATCTTTGTCAATTATTACCTTCCCATCATTAAGCTTATGGCATAAGCCCATAACTTCTAAAATTCTCTTTTGATAAGATAATTCAAGTTCTAAATCCTCTCCATTTTGATATCCATTTTCCAGATAGTCCCTTCTTGTATCTAACCACTGGCCTAAATCAACTAAATCCTTAATGGATATGTCATTGTAATAATAAGTGTATTCAGGATGCAAAGGCACATTAAACTCTTCAGTGATCTTAAATGCCTCTTCAACTGTGAATTTCTTGGTTTGCAATGAATTCAAATTGAATGCCTCTTTCTCATCATCGGTGAATGATTGATATTTTTCTGAATTTCTTATTGTTTCAATCCACCATTCTTCACACCAGCAAGCACCTAACATTGGCTGGTTATTCCTTAGGAACTCACCAAATGCAACAAGCATGTCTCCAAGGAAAAGAATCTCAACAACTTTCCCCTTAACCTTTCTTGCATCTTCAATGGAATCCAATCTGCGGACTTCACCTGATTTTAACTTAACAGTTGGACCTTCAATTGAGTCTACAGGAACTACACAGTTACCTTTTCCAGGTCTTTCAATCTTTAGTTGTGTACCAACTGCCAAGAATTCCAATAGCTCCATTGTTGCAGGGTGAACACCCATAGTTGCAAGACCTGTGTTTCTTGAACGACCATATCTGAGTCTGAATCCTCCTTTTTCAGAAGGGTATCCTAAAACAGGCCTTCCACCAATGATATCGTGCGCATACTTTGAATGTTCAAAGAGTTCATCCTTATCAATGATATTGTCATCAATTTCCTCAACAACCTCTTCACCCTCGGATGGAGAACTCTCTTCTTCCTTAGATGAACCTACACCTTTAGCATATTCCTCTAAGAATTCCCAACTGTCCAAATTAAGTGTGTGGGCATATTTTAAAATCTTTTTGGATTTCTGGATAACACCTTCAACCATCGCAAGAAGAGCCCCACCTCTAATGTTATTGGTTTCTACACGAGGCAAGTCTCTGTGAG
Coding sequences within:
- the polC gene encoding DNA polymerase II large subunit; translation: MDAGMDYFERLESETLKLYEIANEARSKGFDVELETEIPLAKDLAERVEGLVGPKGIAKRIKELEKDMSREEVAFEIAAEIASQESNETGAKLEAEKQAFADQGLRTALAILTEGVVAAPLEGISGVKIKSNSDGSKYVAVYFAGPIRSAGGTAAALSVLLGDKIRVATGLDIYKPTDDEIERYVEEVELYESEVTNLQYSPTPEEVRLAARSIPVEVSGEPTDQVEVSHRDLPRVETNNIRGGALLAMVEGVIQKSKKILKYAHTLNLDSWEFLEEYAKGVGSSKEEESSPSEGEEVVEEIDDNIIDKDELFEHSKYAHDIIGGRPVLGYPSEKGGFRLRYGRSRNTGLATMGVHPATMELLEFLAVGTQLKIERPGKGNCVVPVDSIEGPTVKLKSGEVRRLDSIEDARKVKGKVVEILFLGDMLVAFGEFLRNNQPMLGACWCEEWWIETIRNSEKYQSFTDDEKEAFNLNSLQTKKFTVEEAFKITEEFNVPLHPEYTYYYNDISIKDLVDLGQWLDTRRDYLENGYQNGEDLELELSYQKRILEVMGLCHKLNDGKVIIDKDHAYSLLKTINGDYSKYLSDEYYKMKVVDIINENIDFEIKDKAPCYIGTRVGRPEKSKERLMRPAPHVLFPIGNNGGNRRLVAEAAKKKKIKVEFARRECTNPDCRLSSFQAICPHCGSPTVIGKSGQKDINLAHMLSKASNNVGVRKVDEVKGVIGLISEDKLPEPLEKGILRAKNEVFTFKEGTIRHDSTDLPLTHFIPKEIGVTVPKLLEMGYTKDCYGEDIVSEDQIIELKVQDIVVSDNCGEYLVGVANFVDDLLERYYGMERFYNVKDKYGLIGHLIAGLAPHTSAGVLGRIVGFTKALGCYAHPYFHSAKRRNCDSDEDSVLLLLDALINFSKSYLPSTRGGSMDAPLVLSTRIDPEEIDDESHNLDIFERFPLEFFERSQEPLKPADMLDLVDNVAKHLGTDRQYHDLMFSHHTSSIHAGPKVCLYKRLGSMKEKVEAQINLAELIRAVDQRGVVEGVLSSHFLPDIMGNSRAFSKQKVRCPKCGAKYRRMPLTGKCKCGGDLILSVSKGSVVKYLEISQNLVNRYPVSHYLEQRLEIQEFGINSLFESDKSKQSSLDVFFGK